In the Candidatus Obscuribacterales bacterium genome, one interval contains:
- a CDS encoding uroporphyrinogen-III synthase, translating to PEIRAALLDGRVDVLTFASSKTVKCFAQLTQDLGSDRWENVCIASIGPQTSTACQHYLGRVDLEAQDYTLDGLTQVIVAWSKSLLGHGG from the coding sequence CCTGAGATTCGCGCCGCCCTTCTCGATGGCCGCGTGGATGTCCTGACCTTTGCCAGTTCCAAAACCGTGAAGTGCTTTGCCCAGCTCACTCAAGATCTGGGGAGCGATCGCTGGGAAAATGTATGTATCGCATCCATTGGCCCGCAAACATCTACCGCTTGTCAGCATTATCTAGGACGTGTGGATCTTGAAGCTCAGGACTACACCTTAGATGGATTAACTCAGGTGATTGTGGCGTGGAGTAAGTCGTTGTTAGGGCATGGAGGTTAG